The Natrinema caseinilyticum genomic sequence CCGAGCAGGAATCGCTGTGGCACGATCTTCTCGGCGAGGATGCGAAGGCCGGGCAGATTCGGCTTCAGCAGAACCGGAGCAACTGGGTGTTGCACGTCACCGTCACCTACTCGGTCGAAGATCCAGAGACGGACGGCGACGAGACATACATCGGCTTCGATATCGGCGAATCCGCGTTGATTACGGGCTGTGCCCTCAAGCGCAACATGCCGACGAAACCGATGCTCGAAAGCGGCAGTCAAGCGCGACACCTCCGCAAAGAGATGTTCACGACGTTGAAACGGCTTCAGGAGCGAGACACCGGCGAGTGGCGAATTGACGAACGCTTCGACCACTACCAGAACGCACTCACGGATATCGTCGAGAAGGCGTCTCGAGAAGCCGCCGAGTACGCCAAGTCCTTCGAGAACCCGGTGATTGTGATGGAGGATCTGTCGTATATCCGTGAGAATCTGGACTACGGCAAGTACATGAACCGACGCTTGCACACGTGGGCGTTCGCCCGCCTTCAGGGCCGGATCGAAGACAAGGCCACCGAAGCCGGGATTCCGGTCGAGTTCGTGAACCCGCGCTACACGTCCCAAACGTGCCACGAGTGCGGCCACATCGGCTCTCGTGGATCGCAAGCCGAGTTTACGTGTACGAACGACGACTGCCACGTAACAGAGTTCCAAGCAGATATCAACGCGGCGGCGAACATCGCCGGTCGCGTAGATCCGTGGGGAGAGAGCGTTCCTTGGAAACCGGAACGCGATGACTCGCCTCGGAACGGGAGCGCCAGTGACAGCGCCACAGTCCACCGCGAG encodes the following:
- a CDS encoding transposase, with product MAEEVTKTLEATLAPPTQGKAVRLRRLLSTYREALHDAFDSGADTMNGVSEVVTSFDLPYQAKAALCSYVPKLRKTYNARELDDEHPLRLTNQAAKFDRDESRHHEICWNVPLPGYGTNFWIPLRVNPEQESLWHDLLGEDAKAGQIRLQQNRSNWVLHVTVTYSVEDPETDGDETYIGFDIGESALITGCALKRNMPTKPMLESGSQARHLRKEMFTTLKRLQERDTGEWRIDERFDHYQNALTDIVEKASREAAEYAKSFENPVIVMEDLSYIRENLDYGKYMNRRLHTWAFARLQGRIEDKATEAGIPVEFVNPRYTSQTCHECGHIGSRGSQAEFTCTNDDCHVTEFQADINAAANIAGRVDPWGESVPWKPERDDSPRNGSASDSATVHRETSEKSSQMTLAAYSD